Proteins co-encoded in one Hyla sarda isolate aHylSar1 chromosome 4, aHylSar1.hap1, whole genome shotgun sequence genomic window:
- the LOC130367169 gene encoding olfactory receptor 6F1-like has product MAHSLTTQHVRTPCVFVYYEVTSGADRKCREDRMCDVLDGVLVCSGKWKMRDETLPTRKEHLSHQNPVDSSDNSRDISRGFFYLVPCLHLVDKYRQENNRTEVTEFLLLGFQVSRGLRLFLFCLFLVVYCLIICGNLLIITLVSTSKNLHTPMYFFISQLSLSDILVTTTIVPNLLHILLNNGGTRTFIDCMTQYNFFGASEVSECFLLAVMSYDRYVAICNPLRYSSIMTSGHCVILTAICWLSGFFCVFIYTIITAKLDFCGPNIIDHFFCDLVPLLELSCSDTFIVHLVIYLLSIPVVFIPSIIIIVSYTYIVQTILRIPSNTGRQKAFSTCSSHLIVVCIFYWTIFIVYVVPTKGRTLTMSKILSLLYTVFTPLARLCFS; this is encoded by the exons ATGGCGCATAGTCTGACAACACAACATGTGCGAACTCCATGTGTATTTGTTTACTATGAAGTCACTTCTGGCGCAGACCGGAAATGTAGAGAAGACAGGATGTGTGATGTGCTGGATGGCGTCCTCGTGTGTTCGGGCAAGTGGAAGATGCGCGATGAAACTCTTCCCACCAGGAAGGAACACCTATCAC ACCAGAACCCTGTAGACTCATCAGACAATAGCAGAGATATTTCCAGGGGGTTCTTCTACCTGGTCCCTTGTCTTCATCTTGTAGATAAATATCGACAG GAGAACAACCGGACGGAGGTCACAGAGTTCCTTCTCTTAGGATTTCAGGTCAGTCGAGGGTTAAGACTTTTCCTGTTCTGTCTGTTCCTTGTGGTTTATTGTCTGATAATATGTGGGAATCTCCTGATCATCACCCTGGTGTCCACCAGCAAGAACctccacaccccaatgtacttctTCATCTCACAACTATCCCTCAGTGACATCTTGGTCACCACAACGATTGTCCCCAATTTGCTCCACATCTTACTGAATaatggggggaccaggacttttATTGATTGTATGActcaatataatttttttggtgcCTCAGAAGTATCTGAATGTTTTCTCCTCGCTGTGATGTCTTATGACAGATATGTGGCCATCTGTAATCCTCTCCGTTACTCCTCTATCATGACAAGTGGACATTGTGTTATACTGACCGCCATCTGTTGGTTGTCTggatttttctgtgtttttatttACACCATAATAACAGCAAAACTTGACTTCTGTGGACCCAACATCATTGACCATTTCTTCTGTGACCTTGTCCCTTTACTAGAACTTTCCTGTTCTGACACATTCATTGTTCACTTGGTGATATACTTATTGAGTATTCCAGTTGTCTTTATTCCATCTATAATCATTATAGTGTCTTATACTTATATTGTCCAAACAATCCTAAGGATCCCATCCAATACTGGTAGACAGAAAGCCTTTTCCACCTGTAGCTCCCACCTCATTGTGGTCTGCATATTTTATTGGACTATATTCATTGTTTATGTTGTCCCAACAAAAGGCCGAACACTGACCATGAGTAAAATCCtctccctgctatatactgtgttTACTCCTTTAGCCAGGTTATGCTTTAGCTAG